In Etheostoma cragini isolate CJK2018 chromosome 9, CSU_Ecrag_1.0, whole genome shotgun sequence, the following are encoded in one genomic region:
- the LOC117950216 gene encoding E3 ubiquitin-protein ligase RNF14-like: MNADMEEQEDELLAFRSIFDSEEFVRDESKSAGEIRVSVELPSDFIVALKEGETPRQYELSFLPPLVLTFELPEDYPSFSPPSFTLTCSWLTHTQLSALSAQLTDLYQATGGAVVLFSWVQFLKEDALRFLDIHSLLELPSDEHSTQYKSQDSLNAANSEAKNNQQTTKTGPTDSQSCNVLDACKPDLPAPSLEVEHPILILDDGQHPSISDWSSTDSHGAVALIQNTSNDSNHIAEASGSETRGAEQNLQTPEFKADLEKDLYAAEGRSKRLLFAQSEQSGQEDCLKKGDVSVSLTLPSSSSDPQNQSEQGAASLPIDPRESPYNETQTFPGLSQTPSQTLLYQLLSYNAAQKKKAFASTVFDCGVCFVGWLGSDCVQLPDCGHIFCKACLAEFCKLQITEGNVRAVTCPEADCSATPTPAQVRRLVGEELFSRYDRLLLQSTLDCMADVLYCPRRTCGSAVIFDTSSTVALCSVCSFAFCVNCKKTYHGKGDCRSKRNVETEIQAITDLPQSKEGLRTLLDDYASGSKQRQSLLESRYGQSRMQSTMEDLLSEHWMESNSKYCPQCFCRIEKNRGCNMMTCSNCRQLFCWICLSKLGSGSIRHFVDSPCYQYD; encoded by the exons ATGAATGCGGACATGGAGGAACAGGAAGACGAACTGCTCGCCTTCCGAAGTATCTTTGATTCGGAGGAGTTTGTCCGGGATGAGTCGAAGTCTGCCGGAGAAATTCGTGTATCTGTTGAGCTGCCTTCAGACTTTATTGTGGCTCTGAAAGAAG GTGAAACGCCGAGGCAGTATGAGTTATCATTCCTTCCACCTCTGGTACTGACCTTTGAACTCCCTGAGGACTACCCATccttctcccctccctccttcacCCTCACCTGCAGCTGGCTGACACACACTCAG CTCTCTGCACTGAGTGCTCAGCTCACTGATCTCTACCAGGCCACCGGGGGTGCTGTAGTGCTCTTCTCGTGGGTACAGTTTCTTAAAGAAGATGCCCTAAGGTTTCTGGACATCCATTCTCTGTTGGAGCTCCCCTCTGATGAACACAGCACCCAGTACAAAAGCCAGGACTCCTTAAATGCTGCAAACTCTGAAgccaaaaataatcaacaaactACAAAGACCGGACCCACGGATAGCCAAAGCTGTAATGTCTTAGATGCATGTAAACCAGACCTCCCTGCACCATCGTTAGAAGTTGAGCATCCAATACTGATTCTTGATGATGGCCAACATCCCTCAATCTCAGACTGGAGCAGCACAGACTCTCATGGAGCTGTGGCATTGATCCAAAACACTTCTAATGATTCCAACCATATTGCAGAGGCCTCAGGGTCAGAAACGAGGGGGGCTGAACAGAATCTCCAGACACCCGAGTTTAAGGCTGACTTAGAGAAGGATCTGTACGCAGCAGAAGGCAGATCGAAGCGTCTTCTATTTGCCCAGTCTGAGCAAAGTGGCCAGGAAGATTGCTTAAAAAAAGGGGATGTTTCAGTCTCATTAACACTTCCCTCTAGCTCCTCAGACCCACAGAATCAAAGTGAACAAGGGGCTGCTTCTCTGCCAATCGACCCCAGAGAATCCCCTTATAATGAAACCCAAACGTTCCCTGGTCTTTCCCAAACTCCCTCACAAACTCTTCTGTACCAGCTCTTGAGCTATAATGCGGCTCAGAAAAAGAAAGCGTTTGCCAGCACAGTGTTTGactgtggtgtgtgttttgtgggcTGGCTCGGTTCGGACTGTGTGCAGTTGCCCGACTGTGGCCACATCTTCTGCAAGGCCTGTCTTGCCGAGTTCTGCAAGCTCCAGATAACAGAGGGGAACGTCCGGGCTGTCACCTGTCCTGAGGCAGACTGCTCTGCCACCCCTACACCTGCACAG GTAAGGCGTCTCGTAGGGGAGGAGCTGTTTAGCCGCTATGATCGTCTCCTGCTACAGTCAACTCTGGACTGCATGGCTG ATGTGTTGTACTGTCCTCGGCGTACCTGTGGTTCAGCCGTTATTTTTGATACATCCAGCACTGTAGCTCTGTGCTCTGTGTGCAGCTTTGCCTTTTGTGTCAACTGCAAGAAGACTTACCATGGAAAAGGTGACTGTCGGTCGAAGAGAAACGTTGAGACGGAAATACAAGCCATTACAGACCTGCCACAGTCAAAAG agggGCTAAGGACTCTGTTGGACGACTATGCCAGTGGAAGTAAACAGAGGCAAAGCCTCTTGGAGAGCAGATACGGCCAAAGTAGAATGCAGAGCACTATGGAGGACTTACTGAGTGAACACTGGATGGAATCCAATAGCAAGTACTGTCCTCAATGCTTCTGCAGAATAGAG AAGAACAGAGGATGTAACATGATGACGTGCTCTAACTGTAGACAGCTCTTCTGCTGGATCTGCCTCTCCAAACTAGGAAGTGGTTCAATCCGACACTTTGTGGACAGTCCTTGCTACCAATACGACTAG
- the ankmy1 gene encoding ankyrin repeat and MYND domain-containing protein 1 isoform X1, with protein sequence MLLSTCKSVAAAPGQGGTEPAVGGESDDHGGPQSGEERKKGLGVQEWPDGSRYEGEFVNGFKHGRGRYTWKNGEFYEGSFYKDYRHGDGLYCWPTGHKFTGKFYLNRQEGYGQQLFPDGAIFQGLYHADQRFGPGVVSYPDGRMDVGLWLQERLLRLCTSDEEGFSLKNFPEYAAYMEPAAMTDPMTQPSTSGLQTEARTDSEVDTARDLLSDDIFILPPGMESYSTDGDHLPLPPGRRRELDQHFYGEVWKPEAYPHKGYERDPLSTLPLQARMQAHIHRHRLQAKNVGWDVAAVLSLKRESFGPKGPLEVSSELLIQHASRGDLPAVLQILQTRLVHPDVADSQGHTALIAATVNCNNDVIQLLLDMGADIDKMNCEGMSALAVCHVLYYPFQSLCTTLAEPPAKTQVLRFPSVGGNSPQINQVDLTTDTPRTAELTERLLHYSCKVSLNSELITERWPGLNEPETPADTKHLQEEEKEKEVEGEERDIKETEREGNVRESEEGSSREDENENKADERQIESRCDQTWENEESEVKGKEGELRKSEEDAEIGERRKTESRKENLEVSGEDEEDVDKRVWNNHEGDIKEREDRGHKDMPGVERLIQVYDGPIALGSVQWKECQAKAKGRVQQGKDKELNQNLAFDSTCSVSSYNIQVTEEVMQRSAEALSRTGISQRSNTQGTVRKMAAMKTEHRVRLNTLKLLLERGANPNASRIPMLVLFLAILAADTEAVRRLLLCGARTDIPLPPEQKGLYPLHVAAALPGPAGPIITELLLHSITDPDAKASDHNEIYEPDKIFIKAQEPLSTNGNPNLKEGGQTALHVACQRDGDYRNASKVVALLLSHRASTDLIWSGHSPLSLAIASGNDLAVEELLKGGANPNIPLGRRVGSALCALANVNYHLGGNRAKLLDMLAKAGADILMPVTVGDVVGTAVDYAHCSFNQDFRIANTPFHALNMRERETFKARRQLLSMMGDQMRETASQRQNLERELHLTSNSTSITGAGAILSNVPLAGCESLSTITEKYRKPAFRFCYHCGRSASVKLTVCTRCHKVFYCSRTCKLKAWDERHKEECIQVSASADGIQKSVVFKSPKGTRPLTAVLKSKTVPRPLSVKLKSQRAPKPLSMAEKVLECQVNLKENYSCN encoded by the exons ATGCTGCTGTCGACCTGCAAAAGTGTCGCGGCAGCACCGGGGCAAGGCGGTACGGAGCCGGCGGTAGGTGGAGAAAGCGACGACCACGGAGGACCTCAAAGcggggaagagagaaagaaagggctTGGGGTTCAGGAGTGGCCAGACGGATCCAGATATGAGGGAGAATTTGTGAACGGGTTCAAACACGGCAGAGGGAGGTACACCTGGAAAAATGGAGAG TTCTATGAGGGCTCTTTCTATAAAGACTACAGACATGGAGATGGATTGTACTGTTGGCCCACAGGCCACAAGTTCACTGGCAAGTTCTACCTCAACAGACAGGAAGGATACGGACAACAACTGTTCCCTGATGGAGCCATCTTTCAG GGTTTGTACCATGCTGACCAGAGGTTTGGTCCAGGTGTGGTTAGTTATCCAGATGGACGTATGGATGTGGGTCTGTGGCTCCAGGAGCGCCTGCTTAGGCTCTGTACATCTGATGAAGAGGGCTTTAGCCTAAAGAACTTTCCTGAATATGCTGCCTACATGGAACCAGCTGCCATGACAGATCCAATGACACAG CCTTCCACTAGTGGTTTACAGACAGAAGCCAGGACAGACTCTGAG GTGGATACAGCAAGAGATCTGCTCTCAGATGATATTTTTATCCTTCCCCCCGGCATGGAGAGTTACTCAACAGATGGTGACCACTTGCCGCTGCCCCCTGGCCGAAGAAGAGAGCTGGATCAACACTTCTATGGCGAGGTGTGGAAGCCAGAAGCTTATCCGCACAAAGGCTATGAGCGAGACCCACTCTCCACCCTGCCCTTACAGGCCCGCATGCAGgctcacatacacagacacag aCTCCAGGCTAAAAATGTGGGCTGGGACGTGGCAGCTGTTCTCTCTCTGAAGAGGGAAAGTTTTGGTCCTAAAGGGCCTTTGGAAGTCAGTTCAGAGTTGTTGATCCAGCATGCCTCCCGAGGGGACCTGCCGGCTGTGTTACAGATCCTCCAGACTCGTTTGGTCCACCCTGATGTAGCAGATTCACAGGGACACACTGCACTGATCGCTGCCACA GTAAACTGCAATAATGATGTTATCCAGCTGTTGTTAGATATGGGGGCCGATATTGACAAGATGAATTGTGAAGGCATGTCTGCCTTGGCTGTGTGTCATGTCCTCTACTACCCTTTTCAGTCTCTTTGCACCACTTTGGCTGAACCACCTGCCAAAACTCAA GTTTTGAGGTTTCCATCTGTAGGTGGGAACAGTCCCCAGATCAACCAAGTGGACTTAACTACAGACACACCAAG GACAGCAGAACTAACAGAGCGCCTCTTACATTACAGCTGTAAAGTGTCTCTTAACAGTGAGCTCATCACTGAGCGCTGGCCTGGCCTGAATGAACCTGAGACTCCTGCAGACACTAAACACcttcaggaggaggagaaagagaaagaggtagaaggagaggagagagatatcaaggagacagagagagagggaaatgtTAGAGAGAGTGAAGAAGGGAGCAGCAGGGAGGATGAGAATGAAAACAAAGCGGATGAAAGACAGATAGAGAGCAGATGTGATCAAACGTGGGAAAATGAAGAAAGTGAGGTGAAAGGGAAGGAAGGAGAATTAAGGAAAAGCGAGGAAGATGCTGAGATTGgtgagaggagaaaaacagagtCAAGGAAAGAGAATTTGGAGGTGAGCGGGGAGGATGAGGAAGATGTGGATAAGAGAGTCTGGAATAATCATGAAGGGGAtataaaggagagagaagacagaggacataAGGACATGCCTGGTGTGGAGCGCTTAATTCAGGTGTATGATGGTCCCATCGCACTGGGCAGTGTGCAGTGGAAGGAATGTCAAGCTAAGGCAAAAGGAAGAGTTCAG CAGGGCAAAGACAAAGAATTGAACCAAAACCTGGCTTTTGACTCTACCTGCTCCGTCAGCAGCTATAACATCCAGGTCACAGAGGAAGTGATGCAGCGCTCAGCAGAAGCACTGAGTCGCACGGGGATCTCTCAACGCTCCAACACACAAGGGACTGTGCGCAAAATGGCTGCCATGAAAACTGA ACACCGTGTTCGTTTGAACACCTTGAAGCTGTTATTGGAACGGGGAGCCAACCCCAACGCATCCAGGATCCCCATGCTGGTCCTCTTTTTAGCCATTTTGGCGGCTGACACTGAGGCCGTCCGGAGACTGCTGCTGTGTGGAGCTCGCACTGACATTCCCCTTCCACCTGAG CAAAAAGGTCTGTATCCCCTACATGTAGCTGCAGCACTGCCAGGTCCAGCAGGTCCCATAATCACTGAGTTGCTGCTCCACTCAATCACTGACCCAGACGCAAAGGCAAGCGACCACAACGAGATCTATGAACCAGATAAG ATTTTTATAAAAGCTCAGGAACCACTAAGCACCAATGGGAACCCAAATCTTAAAGAAGGAGGCCAAACAGCCCTACACGTGGCCTGCCAGAGAGACGGTGACTACCGG aatGCCAGCAAGGTGGTAGCCCTCCTGCTTTCCCACAGAGCCAGCACAGACCTCATCTGGAGTGGACACTCGCCTCTCTCCCTTGCTATCGCTAGTGGGAATGACCTg GCAGTGGAGGAGCTGTTGAAAGGTGGTGCAAATCCCAACATCCCCCTGGGCCGCAGGGTGGGCAGCGCCCTCTGTGCTCTCGCCAACGTTAACTACCACTTAGGTGGTAACAGAGCTAAGCTG TTGGACATGTTGGCTAAGGCTGGTGCCGACATCTTGATGCCGGTTACAGTGGGTGATGTTGTGGGAACCGCAGTCGACTATGCACACTGCTCTTTCAACCAG GACTTTCGTATTGCCAACACTCCCTTCCATGCTCTGAACATGCGTGAGAGGGAAACATTCAAAGCACGGCGCCAGCTGCTTAGCATGATGGGAGATCAGATGAGAGAGACTGCTAGCCAGAGGCAGAATTTAGAGAGAGAACTACACCTTACGTCAAATA GTACTAGTATCACGGGAGCAGGTGCCATTTTATCAAACGTGCCCCTCGCCGGCTGTGAAAGTCTATCGACcataacagaaaaatacag GAAACCAGCGTTTAGGTTCTGCTATCACTGTGGTCGCTCGGCCTCCGTAAAACTGACTGTATGTACCCGCTGCCACAAGGTCTTTTACTGCTCCAGGACCTGCAAACTAAAAGCATGGGATGAAAGACACAAGGAAGAGTGTATCCAGGTGTCAG CATCTGCTGATGGCATCCAGAAGAGTGTTGTGTTTAAATCCCCAAAAGGCACCAGGCCCTTGACTGCCGTGTTGAAATCCAAAACCGTCCCCAGGCCCTTGAGCGTCAAGTTGAAATCCCAAAGGGCCCCCAAGCCCTTGAGCATGGCAGAGAAGGTATTGGAGTGCCAAGTCAACCTGAAGGAAAACTACAGCTGCAACTGA
- the ankmy1 gene encoding ankyrin repeat and MYND domain-containing protein 1 isoform X2, with protein MLLSTCKSVAAAPGQGGTEPAVGGESDDHGGPQSGEERKKGLGVQEWPDGSRYEGEFVNGFKHGRGRYTWKNGEFYEGSFYKDYRHGDGLYCWPTGHKFTGKFYLNRQEGYGQQLFPDGAIFQGLYHADQRFGPGVVSYPDGRMDVGLWLQERLLRLCTSDEEGFSLKNFPEYAAYMEPAAMTDPMTQPSTSGLQTEARTDSEVDTARDLLSDDIFILPPGMESYSTDGDHLPLPPGRRRELDQHFYGEVWKPEAYPHKGYERDPLSTLPLQARMQAHIHRHRLQAKNVGWDVAAVLSLKRESFGPKGPLEVSSELLIQHASRGDLPAVLQILQTRLVHPDVADSQGHTALIAATVNCNNDVIQLLLDMGADIDKMNCEGMSALAVCHVLYYPFQSLCTTLAEPPAKTQVLRFPSVGGNSPQINQVDLTTDTPRTAELTERLLHYSCKVSLNSELITERWPGLNEPETPADTKHLQEEEKEKEVEGEERDIKETEREGNVRESEEGSSREDENENKADERQIESRCDQTWENEESEVKGKEGELRKSEEDAEIGERRKTESRKENLEVSGEDEEDVDKRVWNNHEGDIKEREDRGHKDMPGVERLIQVYDGPIALGSVQWKECQAKAKGRVQGKDKELNQNLAFDSTCSVSSYNIQVTEEVMQRSAEALSRTGISQRSNTQGTVRKMAAMKTEHRVRLNTLKLLLERGANPNASRIPMLVLFLAILAADTEAVRRLLLCGARTDIPLPPEQKGLYPLHVAAALPGPAGPIITELLLHSITDPDAKASDHNEIYEPDKIFIKAQEPLSTNGNPNLKEGGQTALHVACQRDGDYRNASKVVALLLSHRASTDLIWSGHSPLSLAIASGNDLAVEELLKGGANPNIPLGRRVGSALCALANVNYHLGGNRAKLLDMLAKAGADILMPVTVGDVVGTAVDYAHCSFNQDFRIANTPFHALNMRERETFKARRQLLSMMGDQMRETASQRQNLERELHLTSNSTSITGAGAILSNVPLAGCESLSTITEKYRKPAFRFCYHCGRSASVKLTVCTRCHKVFYCSRTCKLKAWDERHKEECIQVSASADGIQKSVVFKSPKGTRPLTAVLKSKTVPRPLSVKLKSQRAPKPLSMAEKVLECQVNLKENYSCN; from the exons ATGCTGCTGTCGACCTGCAAAAGTGTCGCGGCAGCACCGGGGCAAGGCGGTACGGAGCCGGCGGTAGGTGGAGAAAGCGACGACCACGGAGGACCTCAAAGcggggaagagagaaagaaagggctTGGGGTTCAGGAGTGGCCAGACGGATCCAGATATGAGGGAGAATTTGTGAACGGGTTCAAACACGGCAGAGGGAGGTACACCTGGAAAAATGGAGAG TTCTATGAGGGCTCTTTCTATAAAGACTACAGACATGGAGATGGATTGTACTGTTGGCCCACAGGCCACAAGTTCACTGGCAAGTTCTACCTCAACAGACAGGAAGGATACGGACAACAACTGTTCCCTGATGGAGCCATCTTTCAG GGTTTGTACCATGCTGACCAGAGGTTTGGTCCAGGTGTGGTTAGTTATCCAGATGGACGTATGGATGTGGGTCTGTGGCTCCAGGAGCGCCTGCTTAGGCTCTGTACATCTGATGAAGAGGGCTTTAGCCTAAAGAACTTTCCTGAATATGCTGCCTACATGGAACCAGCTGCCATGACAGATCCAATGACACAG CCTTCCACTAGTGGTTTACAGACAGAAGCCAGGACAGACTCTGAG GTGGATACAGCAAGAGATCTGCTCTCAGATGATATTTTTATCCTTCCCCCCGGCATGGAGAGTTACTCAACAGATGGTGACCACTTGCCGCTGCCCCCTGGCCGAAGAAGAGAGCTGGATCAACACTTCTATGGCGAGGTGTGGAAGCCAGAAGCTTATCCGCACAAAGGCTATGAGCGAGACCCACTCTCCACCCTGCCCTTACAGGCCCGCATGCAGgctcacatacacagacacag aCTCCAGGCTAAAAATGTGGGCTGGGACGTGGCAGCTGTTCTCTCTCTGAAGAGGGAAAGTTTTGGTCCTAAAGGGCCTTTGGAAGTCAGTTCAGAGTTGTTGATCCAGCATGCCTCCCGAGGGGACCTGCCGGCTGTGTTACAGATCCTCCAGACTCGTTTGGTCCACCCTGATGTAGCAGATTCACAGGGACACACTGCACTGATCGCTGCCACA GTAAACTGCAATAATGATGTTATCCAGCTGTTGTTAGATATGGGGGCCGATATTGACAAGATGAATTGTGAAGGCATGTCTGCCTTGGCTGTGTGTCATGTCCTCTACTACCCTTTTCAGTCTCTTTGCACCACTTTGGCTGAACCACCTGCCAAAACTCAA GTTTTGAGGTTTCCATCTGTAGGTGGGAACAGTCCCCAGATCAACCAAGTGGACTTAACTACAGACACACCAAG GACAGCAGAACTAACAGAGCGCCTCTTACATTACAGCTGTAAAGTGTCTCTTAACAGTGAGCTCATCACTGAGCGCTGGCCTGGCCTGAATGAACCTGAGACTCCTGCAGACACTAAACACcttcaggaggaggagaaagagaaagaggtagaaggagaggagagagatatcaaggagacagagagagagggaaatgtTAGAGAGAGTGAAGAAGGGAGCAGCAGGGAGGATGAGAATGAAAACAAAGCGGATGAAAGACAGATAGAGAGCAGATGTGATCAAACGTGGGAAAATGAAGAAAGTGAGGTGAAAGGGAAGGAAGGAGAATTAAGGAAAAGCGAGGAAGATGCTGAGATTGgtgagaggagaaaaacagagtCAAGGAAAGAGAATTTGGAGGTGAGCGGGGAGGATGAGGAAGATGTGGATAAGAGAGTCTGGAATAATCATGAAGGGGAtataaaggagagagaagacagaggacataAGGACATGCCTGGTGTGGAGCGCTTAATTCAGGTGTATGATGGTCCCATCGCACTGGGCAGTGTGCAGTGGAAGGAATGTCAAGCTAAGGCAAAAGGAAGAGTTCAG GGCAAAGACAAAGAATTGAACCAAAACCTGGCTTTTGACTCTACCTGCTCCGTCAGCAGCTATAACATCCAGGTCACAGAGGAAGTGATGCAGCGCTCAGCAGAAGCACTGAGTCGCACGGGGATCTCTCAACGCTCCAACACACAAGGGACTGTGCGCAAAATGGCTGCCATGAAAACTGA ACACCGTGTTCGTTTGAACACCTTGAAGCTGTTATTGGAACGGGGAGCCAACCCCAACGCATCCAGGATCCCCATGCTGGTCCTCTTTTTAGCCATTTTGGCGGCTGACACTGAGGCCGTCCGGAGACTGCTGCTGTGTGGAGCTCGCACTGACATTCCCCTTCCACCTGAG CAAAAAGGTCTGTATCCCCTACATGTAGCTGCAGCACTGCCAGGTCCAGCAGGTCCCATAATCACTGAGTTGCTGCTCCACTCAATCACTGACCCAGACGCAAAGGCAAGCGACCACAACGAGATCTATGAACCAGATAAG ATTTTTATAAAAGCTCAGGAACCACTAAGCACCAATGGGAACCCAAATCTTAAAGAAGGAGGCCAAACAGCCCTACACGTGGCCTGCCAGAGAGACGGTGACTACCGG aatGCCAGCAAGGTGGTAGCCCTCCTGCTTTCCCACAGAGCCAGCACAGACCTCATCTGGAGTGGACACTCGCCTCTCTCCCTTGCTATCGCTAGTGGGAATGACCTg GCAGTGGAGGAGCTGTTGAAAGGTGGTGCAAATCCCAACATCCCCCTGGGCCGCAGGGTGGGCAGCGCCCTCTGTGCTCTCGCCAACGTTAACTACCACTTAGGTGGTAACAGAGCTAAGCTG TTGGACATGTTGGCTAAGGCTGGTGCCGACATCTTGATGCCGGTTACAGTGGGTGATGTTGTGGGAACCGCAGTCGACTATGCACACTGCTCTTTCAACCAG GACTTTCGTATTGCCAACACTCCCTTCCATGCTCTGAACATGCGTGAGAGGGAAACATTCAAAGCACGGCGCCAGCTGCTTAGCATGATGGGAGATCAGATGAGAGAGACTGCTAGCCAGAGGCAGAATTTAGAGAGAGAACTACACCTTACGTCAAATA GTACTAGTATCACGGGAGCAGGTGCCATTTTATCAAACGTGCCCCTCGCCGGCTGTGAAAGTCTATCGACcataacagaaaaatacag GAAACCAGCGTTTAGGTTCTGCTATCACTGTGGTCGCTCGGCCTCCGTAAAACTGACTGTATGTACCCGCTGCCACAAGGTCTTTTACTGCTCCAGGACCTGCAAACTAAAAGCATGGGATGAAAGACACAAGGAAGAGTGTATCCAGGTGTCAG CATCTGCTGATGGCATCCAGAAGAGTGTTGTGTTTAAATCCCCAAAAGGCACCAGGCCCTTGACTGCCGTGTTGAAATCCAAAACCGTCCCCAGGCCCTTGAGCGTCAAGTTGAAATCCCAAAGGGCCCCCAAGCCCTTGAGCATGGCAGAGAAGGTATTGGAGTGCCAAGTCAACCTGAAGGAAAACTACAGCTGCAACTGA